A single Danio aesculapii chromosome 19, fDanAes4.1, whole genome shotgun sequence DNA region contains:
- the fam49al gene encoding CYFIP-related Rac1 interactor A isoform X3 has translation MGNLIKVLGKDLENCPHFFLDFENAQPTEAETAVYNQVSAVLEEAHGILAELQSYNGAGQEIREAIQNPNDLQLQEKAWNAVCPLVAKLKRFYEFSLRLENALRSLLEALTSPPYAPMQHLEREQALAKQFAEILHFTLSFDELKMTNPAIQNDFSYYRRTISRNRLNNQQLEAENEVNNEMANRMSLFYAEATPMLKTLSNATTKFVSENKTLPIEDTTDCLSTMACVCRVMLETPEYRCRFTNTDTMLFCMRVMVGVIILYDHVHPVGAFAKTSKIDMKGCIKVLKEQPSNSVEGLLNALR, from the exons ATGGGGAACCTCATTAAGGTCCTTGGCAAGGATTTAGAGAACTGTCCTCATTTTTTCCTGGATTTCGAAA ATGCTCAGCCCACAGAGGCCGAGACAGCCGTGTATAACCAGGTTAGTGCCGTGCTGGAAGAAGCCCATGGGATACTGGCGGAGTTACAGTCTTACAATGGAGCAGGACAAGAAATAAGAGAG GCGATTCAGAACCCCAATGACCTCCAGTTGCAGGAAAAGGCCTGGAATGCGGTCTGCCCCCTGGTGGCAAAACTCAAGAGATTCTATGAGTTTTCTCTCAGGCTAG AGAACGCCCTGCGCAGTCTTTTGGAGGCCCTAACTAGCCCACCCTACGCTCCCATGCAGCATTTGGAGAGAGAGCAGGCCCTCGCAAAACAGTTCGCAGAGATCCTGCATTTCACTCTCAGCTTTGATGAGCTGAAG ATGACGAATCCAGCCATACAGAATGACTTTAGCTACTATAGGAGGACTATTAGCAGGAATCGGCTGAACAATCAGCAG TTAGAAGCTGAGAACGAAGTGAATAATGAAATGGCCAATCGGATGTCGCTCTTCTACGCCGAAGCCACACCTATGCTGAAAACCTTGAGCAATGCCACAACGAAATTTGTGTCAGAG AACAAGACTTTGCCAATCGAGGACACCACAGATTGCCTGAGCACTATGGCCTGCGTGTGCCGTGTCATGTTGGAGACTCC GGAGTACAGGTGCCGTTTCACTAACACAGACACCATGCTCTTCTGCATGCGTGTGATGGTGGGCGTCATCATCCTTTATGACCATGTTCATCCAGTGGGTGCCTTTGCCAAGACCTCCAAGATTGAT atgaagGGCTGCATCAAGGTGTTGAAAGAGCAGCCATCAAACAGCGTGGAGGGACTGTTGAATGCACTGAGGTGA
- the fam49al gene encoding CYFIP-related Rac1 interactor A isoform X2 translates to MGNLIKVLGKDLENCPHFFLDFENAQPTEAETAVYNQVSAVLEEAHGILAELQSYNGAGQEIREAIQNPNDLQLQEKAWNAVCPLVAKLKRFYEFSLRLENALRSLLEALTSPPYAPMQHLEREQALAKQFAEILHFTLSFDELKMTNPAIQNDFSYYRRTISRNRLNNQQLEAENEVNNEMANRMSLFYAEATPMLKTLSNATTKFVSENKTLPIEDTTDCLSTMACVCRVMLETPEYRCRFTNTDTMLFCMRVMVGVIILYDHVHPVGAFAKTSKIDMKGCIKVLKEQPSNSVEGLLNALRYTTRHLNDDSTSKQIRALLQ, encoded by the exons ATGGGGAACCTCATTAAGGTCCTTGGCAAGGATTTAGAGAACTGTCCTCATTTTTTCCTGGATTTCGAAA ATGCTCAGCCCACAGAGGCCGAGACAGCCGTGTATAACCAGGTTAGTGCCGTGCTGGAAGAAGCCCATGGGATACTGGCGGAGTTACAGTCTTACAATGGAGCAGGACAAGAAATAAGAGAG GCGATTCAGAACCCCAATGACCTCCAGTTGCAGGAAAAGGCCTGGAATGCGGTCTGCCCCCTGGTGGCAAAACTCAAGAGATTCTATGAGTTTTCTCTCAGGCTAG AGAACGCCCTGCGCAGTCTTTTGGAGGCCCTAACTAGCCCACCCTACGCTCCCATGCAGCATTTGGAGAGAGAGCAGGCCCTCGCAAAACAGTTCGCAGAGATCCTGCATTTCACTCTCAGCTTTGATGAGCTGAAG ATGACGAATCCAGCCATACAGAATGACTTTAGCTACTATAGGAGGACTATTAGCAGGAATCGGCTGAACAATCAGCAG TTAGAAGCTGAGAACGAAGTGAATAATGAAATGGCCAATCGGATGTCGCTCTTCTACGCCGAAGCCACACCTATGCTGAAAACCTTGAGCAATGCCACAACGAAATTTGTGTCAGAG AACAAGACTTTGCCAATCGAGGACACCACAGATTGCCTGAGCACTATGGCCTGCGTGTGCCGTGTCATGTTGGAGACTCC GGAGTACAGGTGCCGTTTCACTAACACAGACACCATGCTCTTCTGCATGCGTGTGATGGTGGGCGTCATCATCCTTTATGACCATGTTCATCCAGTGGGTGCCTTTGCCAAGACCTCCAAGATTGAT atgaagGGCTGCATCAAGGTGTTGAAAGAGCAGCCATCAAACAGCGTGGAGGGACTGTTGAATGCACTGAG gtATACAACAAGACATTTAAATGATGACAGCACCTCGAAACAAATCAGGGCCCTGCTTCAATGA
- the fam49al gene encoding CYFIP-related Rac1 interactor A isoform X1, whose amino-acid sequence MGNLLKLLACTELEHGPIVFLDFEHAQPTEAETAVYNQVSAVLEEAHGILAELQSYNGAGQEIREAIQNPNDLQLQEKAWNAVCPLVAKLKRFYEFSLRLENALRSLLEALTSPPYAPMQHLEREQALAKQFAEILHFTLSFDELKMTNPAIQNDFSYYRRTISRNRLNNQQLEAENEVNNEMANRMSLFYAEATPMLKTLSNATTKFVSENKTLPIEDTTDCLSTMACVCRVMLETPEYRCRFTNTDTMLFCMRVMVGVIILYDHVHPVGAFAKTSKIDMKGCIKVLKEQPSNSVEGLLNALRYTTRHLNDDSTSKQIRALLQ is encoded by the exons ATGGGAAATCTCCTGAAACTGCTGGCTTGCACCGAACTTGAGCATGGTCCAATAGTTTTCCTTGACTTTGAAC ATGCTCAGCCCACAGAGGCCGAGACAGCCGTGTATAACCAGGTTAGTGCCGTGCTGGAAGAAGCCCATGGGATACTGGCGGAGTTACAGTCTTACAATGGAGCAGGACAAGAAATAAGAGAG GCGATTCAGAACCCCAATGACCTCCAGTTGCAGGAAAAGGCCTGGAATGCGGTCTGCCCCCTGGTGGCAAAACTCAAGAGATTCTATGAGTTTTCTCTCAGGCTAG AGAACGCCCTGCGCAGTCTTTTGGAGGCCCTAACTAGCCCACCCTACGCTCCCATGCAGCATTTGGAGAGAGAGCAGGCCCTCGCAAAACAGTTCGCAGAGATCCTGCATTTCACTCTCAGCTTTGATGAGCTGAAG ATGACGAATCCAGCCATACAGAATGACTTTAGCTACTATAGGAGGACTATTAGCAGGAATCGGCTGAACAATCAGCAG TTAGAAGCTGAGAACGAAGTGAATAATGAAATGGCCAATCGGATGTCGCTCTTCTACGCCGAAGCCACACCTATGCTGAAAACCTTGAGCAATGCCACAACGAAATTTGTGTCAGAG AACAAGACTTTGCCAATCGAGGACACCACAGATTGCCTGAGCACTATGGCCTGCGTGTGCCGTGTCATGTTGGAGACTCC GGAGTACAGGTGCCGTTTCACTAACACAGACACCATGCTCTTCTGCATGCGTGTGATGGTGGGCGTCATCATCCTTTATGACCATGTTCATCCAGTGGGTGCCTTTGCCAAGACCTCCAAGATTGAT atgaagGGCTGCATCAAGGTGTTGAAAGAGCAGCCATCAAACAGCGTGGAGGGACTGTTGAATGCACTGAG gtATACAACAAGACATTTAAATGATGACAGCACCTCGAAACAAATCAGGGCCCTGCTTCAATGA